The window TCGAGCGCCACGCAGACGGCGAGCAACGTGACCGAATCCACCGCGGCGTTGAGCGCGGTGAGTCAGAGCGTGAACGCGAACCTGGAGCACAGCCGCGAGCTGGAAACGGTGGCCGCGCGGGGCGCGGCGGCGGCGCAGGAGAGCGCGACCGCGGTGCGGAGCGCGATGGAGGTGATGCGCGAGATCACCGAACGCACGGGGTTCATCCAGGAGATCGCGACGGAGACGAAGCTGCTGGCGCTCAACGCGGCCATCGAGGCGGCGCGCGCGGGCGAGCATGGCCGGGGCTTCGGGGTGGTGGCGGAGGAGGTGCGGCGGCTGGCCCAGCGCAGCAGCGCCACGGCAAAGGAAGTGAACGAACTCACGTTGCGCAGCCACAGCGCGGCCGAGCGCTCGGGCGCGCTGCTCGACGAACTGGTGAAGTCCATTCAACAGACGGCGTCGCTGGCGCAGGGGGTGGTGGTGGCGTCCACGGAGCAATCGGCGAGCATCGGCGAGATCGACCGCAGCATGGGGCAGGTGGACGACGCCGCACAGCGGAACGCTGCGGCGGCGGAAGAACTGGCGGCCACGGCGGAGGCGCTGTCGGCACAGGCCGACTCGCTGCACGGGGCGATCGGTGAGTTCCGCACGAAGCCGGCCGTGACCCCATACCTGGACGGGAGACGCTCGACCCGGGCACTGCAGACCGCATAGCGGAGCGGCCCTGATCGCGTGCCAGGGGCCCCGGCCCACACGAAAGTAGCACGTGCGGTAGCACGTTTGATGGATGGTTGCCCCATTCGTTGCGCTCTAGCTTGGAATCACCTGGATGGACCCCCAGGCAGCCATTCTACTGGAGCACCGAAATGCGACTGTCAAATGCACTTGCCGTAATGGTCTTTGGCGCGGCGCTTGCCGTGCCGGTCAGGGCGCCGGCACAGGTGAGCATCAGCGTCATGCTGGGTAGACGGCTCGGGCCCGAGATCAACATTTTTGCCTACTCGCAGCCGGCGTATGGCGATTGGCGGACGCAGTACAGGCAATGGACGCCGGTGACAGTCTACGAATACGACGGCCACTACTATCACCATTCCGTCAGGGGCTCGCGCGCTGTGATGGTGTATCGGCGCAACGACGAATACTTCCTTCCGCCGCGGGAAAAGGCGTGGGTGGGCGTCGACAGACGGTACAACTACAAGCGTCAGCCCGATGGCAAGGATCGCGAGCGGGCCAAGCCGAGAGACGACAACCAGGGCAACGGCAACGGCAACGGCAACGGCAACGCGCGCGGACGCGGACGTGGGCGCGGACACGGCGGCCTGTAGCTGACCGGCATACCGGTCATCGCCCCTGGCTCACGGCCAGGGGCGAGTCATGCCACCGGCATGGGCTGCATTTCCCGTACATCCGTCTTCCAAATGCCCGACTGACCCCCGCGCGCTCTGCGCGCAACCTCAGAGCATTGGAGGTATGCAGATGCGTGGCTTTCATCGTCGGGTATCACGTGCCGCCGCCCTGCTGGCATGCGGGACCGCGCTGTTCGCGTGCAAGAGTGCCCCCACGCCGATCTCCACGATCGAGACCGGTGTGGCCGCACAGCAGGACATCGTCGTGAACGTGGAGGCCACCGGCGTCATCGAGCCGGTGGACGCCGTGGACGTGAAGTCCAAGGCCTCGGGGCAGATCGTGAAGATGCCGATCGTCGCCGGCTCGAAGGTCAAGGCCGGCGATCTGCTGGTGCAGGTGGATCCGCGGCAGATGCAGAGCGCGTATGATGCGGCCGCCGCCGCGCTCCAGGCCGCGCAGGCCAATCTCGCGGCCGAGAAGACCCAACGGGCGCGCGAAGACAGTCTGTTCACGCAGGGAGTGATCACCGCGGTGGAGCACGAGTCCGCCGTCGTGTCGTATGCCAACGCGTTCTCCGCCGTGGCCAGCGCCCAGAGCATGGCGCAGACAACGTCGATAAATCTCGCCGACGCGACCGTGCTGGCGCCGATGGACGGCACCGTGATCGACAAGAACGTCTCGGTGGGCCAGGTGATCGCGTCGGCCACGAACGTCGTCGGCGGCGGCACCACGCTCGTGACGGTGGCGGACCTCCGGCAGGTGATCGACAGCGCGCTGGTCAACGAGAGCGACATCGGCCGGGTGAAGGTGGGGCAGGAGGTGTCGGTCACGGTGCAGGCGTACCCGGCGCGCGTGTTCAGCGGCAAGGTGCTGCGCATCTCGCCCCAGGCGATCGTGCAGCAGAGCGTGACGATGTTCCCGGTGCTGGTGAGCCTGGACAACCAGGACGGCCTGCTGATGCCGGGGATGAGCGCCGACGCGACGGTGGCCATCATGCGCGTCGTCGGCGTGGTCGCCGTGCCGAACGATGCCGTGGGTTCGGTGCAGGAAATGCCGACGCTGGCGGCCGTGCTGGGCCTCTCGCAAGCGGACGTGGACTCGGCGCTCGCCCAGCTCAAGCCGGGACCTGGAAGGAGCGCGGCCGCCGGGCGGAAGGCGGTGGTGTACGTCCAGGACAGCACGACCAACGCGTTCCACTTGCGCGTGGTGACGCTGGGTGCCGGGAACTACCAGGTGACGCAGGTGAGTTCGGGGCTGAAGCCGGGAGAGCGGGTGGCGCTGCTCAGCGACGTGCGCGTGGCGGCGAGCCGCGACACCACGCTGCAGCGGCTCCAGGGCCGGTCGGGGATTCCGGGGATGGCGGCGGGCAGCAGCGGCGGCCGTGGCGGCGGCGGGCGCTGACATGCTGATCGGTGAGACGATCCTTGCCGCGCTCGAATCGCTCCGGCTGAATCTGGTGCGCTCCCTGCTGACGATGCTCGGCATCATCATCGGCGTCGCGGCGGTGATCGCCGTGGTGGCGCTCGGGCGCGGCGCGCAGGACGCCGTCAGCTCGCGCATCGCCGCGCTCGGCACCACGCTCCTGATGGTGGTGCCGGGACAGGTCCAGACCGGTGGCGTCACCTCGGCGACGGACCGCGCGCCGCTCTACGTGGAGGATGCCGACGCGTTGACGGCGCAGGCCAAGTACATCGCCGCCGTGGAGCCGGAAATGGCGCGCCAGCTGCAAGTGCAGTTCCGCGGGACGAATACGTCCACGCAGGTGATCGGCACCACGGCCAACTACCTGCAGGTGCGCAAGTACGTGGTGGCGCGGGGCGCGATGTTCACGACGGCCGACGACGCGGGCCGGCGCCGCGCCGCGGTGCTCGGCGCCACCGTGGTCGCGAACCTGCATACCACGGCGCTCGCCCTGCTGGATTCCGAGATCCGCATCAACGGCGTTCCGTTCACCGTGATCGGCGTCCTGGCCGCCAAGGGTGGCGCCTCGGGGTTCTCCGATCCCGACGACCAGATTCTGATCCCGCTCAACACCGCGCGCTTCCGGGTGATGGACACGCGCAGCCTGCGCACGATCGGCGTGCTGGCGCCGTCGGAGGCCATGATCCCGCGCGTGATGGGAGAGATCGAACGCATCATGCGGAGCGCGCATCACATCCTGCCGGGCAAGGGCGACGACTTCCAGATCCGGAACATGTCCGACTTCCTGAGCGCCTCGGCGGCCACCACGCAGTCGTTTACCCTCCTGCTTGCCGGGGTGGCCGGGGTGAGCCTGCTCGTGGGCGGCATCGGCATCATGAACATCATGCTCGTCTCGGTCACCGAGCGCACCCGCGAGATCGGCATCCGCAAGGCCGTGGGCGCGACGCGCGGGATGATCCTGCTGCAGTTCCTCGTCGAGTCGGTGGTCCTGTCGCTCGTGGGCGGGATCCTGGGGGGGCTGCTGGGCGTGGCCAGCGCCCAGGTCATGCGCGCCACGGCGCACTGGAACGCCACGGTGACCTCGGGATCGATCCTGCTGGCGTTCGCGTTCTCCGCGGGCGTGGGGGTGGCGTTCGGCGTGTGGCCGGCGCGGCGCGCGGCGCGGCTGGATCCGGTGGAGTCGCTGCGGTACGAGTGAGGGCGGCGCCTTCCGCGGCGGCCCGGCGGGCGATACCGTATCGGGGTCCCCACGCCCCTTCCGGAGTCGATCCATGCCCGCCTCTCGCGCTCTCGTGTCCGCCTGCGTGCTCGCCCTCGCGGCCACCGCCTGCACGCTGCAGCACCGCCCGCCCGTCATGCAGGCATCGCAATCGGCGATGGACGACCACATGGGGATGATGACGCCCGCCGAGATGGCGGCGCCGCGCATCGTTCCCGAAGGCGACGCGCAGGGCACGGTGGGCCTGCCGCCGAGCGCGAACACCGCCGCGGCGCGCATCGCCGCCAGTCCGCGGCACGCCGAGTGGGTGAAGATCGCGTGGGCGCCCGGTTCCACGGACTCGCTCATGGCGTGGGTGGTGTACCCGGTCACGTCGCGGCCGCACACGCCGGTGGTGGTGATCGTGCACGAGATCTTCGGGCTGTCCACGTGGATACGCGGCGTGGCCGACCAGGTGGCTGCCGACGGGTTCATCGCCATCGCGCCCGACCTGCTGTCGCGGGCGCGGGGCGGGGCGTCGGCCGACGAACTCAGGGCCGATTCCGCGGTGAAGCTGATCCGCGGCGTGACCAACGCCGAGCGGAACATGGGGGTCACGGCGGCGGCGCGGTATGCGATGTCGCTGCCGTCGGCGGCGCCGCGGTATGCCGTGATCGGCTTCTGCTGGGGCGGCGCCACCACGTGGCAGTACGCGATCAACCAGGGGCTGCCGGGATTCGCCGGCGGCGTGGCCTACTACGGGCTACCGTACATGAACGGCGCGGTGCCGGACGCCGATTCTCTCGCCAGGATCCGCGTGCCGGTGATGCTGTTGAGCGGCGCGAAGGACGCGCGCATCGGCGCCGCGATGCCGGCCGTGGACTCGGCCATGCATGCCGACGGCAAGTGGTATTTCGGCCGCAACTACCCGGGCGCGATCCACGGCTTCATGCGGGCGCAGGACGACCCGCGCGCGCCGCAGCGCGACATGGCGGAGGAGCAGGCGAATCTCGCCGCGGCCAAGGACGCGTGGCCGCGCACCGTGGCGTTTCTCAAGCAGCACCTGGGGATCCGCTGAGCGGGGCGGCTCACCGCGCCGACTTGAGCTTCCTGATTCCGGCCAGCGAGAACTCCGCGATGTGCTCGGCGGCCGCGGCCAACTCGGCGGCGGCCGGCGGCCACCCGGGGATGGCCGCGTCGCGGAACTTGTCGGGGGCATAGAACAGGCACTGCGCCTGGATGCTGATCACGCACCGCTTGACGCGCGGGTCGGCGGGCTCGCAGCGCAGCAGCTCGGCCACCAGCCGGCTCAGGAACCGCACGCGCGGCATCAGCGCCTGCTCGGCGATCCACGGCGCCAGCGGCGTGGGCTCGGAACTCTCGTGGCGCATCAGCTTGTGGATCCAGGCCACGCGCGCCGCGTCCACGCGGGGATCGCGGCCGGCCAGCCGCGGCACGTAGGCGCGCACGTAATGCCGCAGCCGCTCCTCGGCGGGCAGCCCGTCGGTGGCGTGGAGCGACGCCTCGGACGTGGCGCGGATGGCCTCGATCGCGGCCGCGACGACTTCTTTGTAGAGGCCGAGCTTGCTGTCGAAGTGATAGTTGACCGCCGCCCCGTTGGCCCGCGCCTCGCGGCAGATGTCGCGCACGCTCACGTTGTGGAACCCGTGCTCGGCGAACTGACGGGTGGCGGCGCGCAGCAGGCGGTCGCGCGTGGCCGTGTCGCGCGCGAGGCCGGCGCCGGCCGGCGCGCGCCGGCGGGGGGCTGGGCGCGGCGGCGCCTTCACGACAGCGTCCGTTTGAAGAGGAAGGTCGCCGCCGTCATCGTCAGCGCGGCGAAGACCACGAGATAGAGCAGGTCGAACCCGATGGCCCCGAACCCGGTGTTCTTGAGCAGCAGGCTCTTGAGCGCGTGCACGGCGTACGTGAACGGATCGACCTTGGCGATGGCGCGCATCCATCCCGGGAACGCCTGCTGCGGATACACGGCGCCGCTGGGGAACCAGAGCAGGGTGTTCATCACGCCGAACAGCGCGCGGGGCAGGAGGGGGTCCTCCATGCGCACCATGATCAGGAACATCATGCTCACCAGCGCCACCGACGTCAGCGCGATGACGACGAGCAGTCGCAGCAGCCGCATCGGCGCGAACGGATCGGGGATGCCGGCGATCACCGATCCGATGGTCATGAGCACCGACCCGGAAATCATCGCCTTGATGGCGCCCGACACGTTGAAGCCGACGATCAGCTCGAGCCGCGTGATCGGGGTCACGAGGTAGCCCTCGTGCAGTCCCCGCGCCTTGTCGTCGATGAAGATGATGCCGCCGCCGATCATGACCATCATGAAGATGGACATCACGATCGTGCCGGGGAGCAGGTACTGGATGTAGGGCACGTACGGATACAGCTCCACCGTCTCGAGCGTGGCCTGCGTGGACACGCGGCGCGTGGTGGGGGGCGGCTGGTTGTACGCGCCGAGCAGGTTGGTGAACGTGCCGGCCAGCGTGGCGGTGACGAA is drawn from Gemmatimonadaceae bacterium and contains these coding sequences:
- a CDS encoding efflux RND transporter periplasmic adaptor subunit is translated as MRGFHRRVSRAAALLACGTALFACKSAPTPISTIETGVAAQQDIVVNVEATGVIEPVDAVDVKSKASGQIVKMPIVAGSKVKAGDLLVQVDPRQMQSAYDAAAAALQAAQANLAAEKTQRAREDSLFTQGVITAVEHESAVVSYANAFSAVASAQSMAQTTSINLADATVLAPMDGTVIDKNVSVGQVIASATNVVGGGTTLVTVADLRQVIDSALVNESDIGRVKVGQEVSVTVQAYPARVFSGKVLRISPQAIVQQSVTMFPVLVSLDNQDGLLMPGMSADATVAIMRVVGVVAVPNDAVGSVQEMPTLAAVLGLSQADVDSALAQLKPGPGRSAAAGRKAVVYVQDSTTNAFHLRVVTLGAGNYQVTQVSSGLKPGERVALLSDVRVAASRDTTLQRLQGRSGIPGMAAGSSGGRGGGGR
- a CDS encoding ABC transporter permease codes for the protein MLIGETILAALESLRLNLVRSLLTMLGIIIGVAAVIAVVALGRGAQDAVSSRIAALGTTLLMVVPGQVQTGGVTSATDRAPLYVEDADALTAQAKYIAAVEPEMARQLQVQFRGTNTSTQVIGTTANYLQVRKYVVARGAMFTTADDAGRRRAAVLGATVVANLHTTALALLDSEIRINGVPFTVIGVLAAKGGASGFSDPDDQILIPLNTARFRVMDTRSLRTIGVLAPSEAMIPRVMGEIERIMRSAHHILPGKGDDFQIRNMSDFLSASAATTQSFTLLLAGVAGVSLLVGGIGIMNIMLVSVTERTREIGIRKAVGATRGMILLQFLVESVVLSLVGGILGGLLGVASAQVMRATAHWNATVTSGSILLAFAFSAGVGVAFGVWPARRAARLDPVESLRYE
- a CDS encoding dienelactone hydrolase family protein, with product MPASRALVSACVLALAATACTLQHRPPVMQASQSAMDDHMGMMTPAEMAAPRIVPEGDAQGTVGLPPSANTAAARIAASPRHAEWVKIAWAPGSTDSLMAWVVYPVTSRPHTPVVVIVHEIFGLSTWIRGVADQVAADGFIAIAPDLLSRARGGASADELRADSAVKLIRGVTNAERNMGVTAAARYAMSLPSAAPRYAVIGFCWGGATTWQYAINQGLPGFAGGVAYYGLPYMNGAVPDADSLARIRVPVMLLSGAKDARIGAAMPAVDSAMHADGKWYFGRNYPGAIHGFMRAQDDPRAPQRDMAEEQANLAAAKDAWPRTVAFLKQHLGIR
- a CDS encoding CerR family C-terminal domain-containing protein: MKAPPRPAPRRRAPAGAGLARDTATRDRLLRAATRQFAEHGFHNVSVRDICREARANGAAVNYHFDSKLGLYKEVVAAAIEAIRATSEASLHATDGLPAEERLRHYVRAYVPRLAGRDPRVDAARVAWIHKLMRHESSEPTPLAPWIAEQALMPRVRFLSRLVAELLRCEPADPRVKRCVISIQAQCLFYAPDKFRDAAIPGWPPAAAELAAAAEHIAEFSLAGIRKLKSAR
- a CDS encoding ABC transporter permease, which codes for MQRAWAIIERDLRRFRKSPMLIVMSLFMPVVQLVVLGYAFGGQVKHLKVGLVDQDGGIPAVRLRELANAVTANANTFETIPYADRGQAIDALRNGQVNGVLTIPSGFSRRMLAGDDPRIALIEDNTDNFVTATLAGTFTNLLGAYNQPPPTTRRVSTQATLETVELYPYVPYIQYLLPGTIVMSIFMMVMIGGGIIFIDDKARGLHEGYLVTPITRLELIVGFNVSGAIKAMISGSVLMTIGSVIAGIPDPFAPMRLLRLLVVIALTSVALVSMMFLIMVRMEDPLLPRALFGVMNTLLWFPSGAVYPQQAFPGWMRAIAKVDPFTYAVHALKSLLLKNTGFGAIGFDLLYLVVFAALTMTAATFLFKRTLS